The following nucleotide sequence is from Rubrivirga sp. SAORIC476.
CCGTCAACAAGGCGGACCTCGCCGAGACCGAGGCGGCACTCGACCAGGTGCTCAGCCACGTCCGCGACGGGCTGGCCCGCATCTTCGCCGAGGCGGGCATCAAGGACGCCCGGCCGCCGCTGCTCTTCCCGGTGGCCGCGCGGCTCGCGCTCCAGGCCAAGGAGGCCGACCCCGACGGCTACCGCGCGGACGAGCGCTGGGAACGCTCCCGCTTCGCGCCGTTCGAGCGCTTCCTCACGGAGACGCTCACCGAGGGCGCCCGGCTGGCGCTCAAGCTGGCCGCCCCCCTCGACGCCGCCCAGACGCTCCTCGCCGAGGTCCGGCGGGGCATCGACGCGCAGCGGGAGGTGCTGGCCGAGGACGAGGTCCAGCTGGCCGCCCTCAACGGCCGCTTCGACGAGGTCCGCGCCCAACTCGACGAGATCGCCGGGCGGGCCGTGGCCGAAGTCGACCGCGAGCTGCTCGAGATGGAGAAGCGCGGCGTCCGCTTCCTGGACGACACGATCCGCGTGTCGCGCCTCAACCTGATCCGCGACCGCAACGCATTCCGGGAGGAGTTCGACCGGCAGGTCATCCGCGACGCCGAGCAGCGCATCGAGACCCGCCTCGGCGACGCCGCCGATGCCCTCCTCCGGCGCGTGTTCGAGCTCTGGAATGAGACCTACACACGCCTCGCCGACCTCCGGCGCGACGACGCGCGGGCGGAGAGCGGATTCCTCTACGACCGCGAGGAGGTCCTCCGCGATGTCCTCCGCGAGGCCCGCCGCACCATCGAGCAGTACGACATGGGCGAGGAAGCACGGCGGCTGCTGGAAAACGCCCGTTCGGCGCTCACCGTCGGCGGCGCTACGGCGGTCGGGATCGGCGCGCTGGCGGTCGTGCTGATCGCGACGACGGCGTTCGACCTGACGGGCGGCATCCTCGCGACCGGCGCCCTGGCCGCGCTGGGCTTCGTCGTGCTCCCCGCCCAGCGCCGCCGCGCCGTCCGCGAGTTCTCGGCCCGCGTGGACACGCTGCGTTCCGAACTCCGCGGAGGACTCGAACGCGAGCTGACCGACGAGGTGGACCAGGCCATCGGGAAGGTCCGCGCCCTCGTGCTGCCGGTGGCCCGGCTGGCCCTGGACGCCCGCGCCTCGCTCGACGACCGCGCCGCCGAAGCCGACCGGCTCTCGGTCGAGGCGGACGCGCTTCGGTCGGCCGTGCGCTCCGACTTCGGGGTCGGGAACGTGGAGGGGTAGCGCGCAAGGCCACACGGGTGACGGCTCCCAGGCCGGCCCTTCCGCTGCCCTTAGCCGTTGGCTTTCCGCTCCTCCACCTCCGACCGCCGCGCGTACCACCGCATGATGGGCGTCACCGAGAGGCCGTGGACGACCACGCTCGCCGCGATGGTCGTCAGGACGAGGCCGAGCAGCAGGTCCGAAAACCCGTCGTTGAGGCCGTGCGTTTCGGCGAACATGAGGTAATAGACCGAGCCGATGCCGCGGACCCCGAACCACGCCAGGAGGTGCCGTTGCACGCCGGAGGTGGAGGACCCGAACATGCCGACCCAGACGGCCAATGGGCGGACCACCAGGAGCACGGCCGGGACGAACCACAAGGCGTCCACGCTCCATTCGGCCCGGTGCAGCAGGGCGCCGACCAGCACGACCAGCGCGACGGCGCCGATCCGCTCCAGCTGTTCCGAGAAGCCGAGCACGGCGGACGCCATGTAGGCGGGCGCGACGTGGTCGTCGACGGCCACCTCTTCGGCCGCGCCTTCGTGGGCCATCGTTTCCACATCCTCGGCGGGCTCGTCGCCGGACTCCCTCCGCTCCTCAGCGCGGAGCGCCAGCCCTGCCGCGAAGGCCGCCAGGAAGGCGTAGGTGCCGATGAGCAACGCGACTCCGTAGCTGAGGGCTACGAGGCCGAGCGCCAGGAAGTCGTCCGTCCCGACCGCTTCCTTGTGAACCCTCCTCAGGTGGACCACCAGCCGCCCGACGCCCATCCCGAGCGCTGCGCCGACCGCCAGACCACCGAGAACGGCCCACGCCACGTCCACTGCCAGCCACCGACCGAGGCCGGTCCCGAGGTCGTGCAGGCCGAGCAGGCCGAGCCCCAGCATCACGAAGGGGAACGCCGCACCGTCGTTGAACCCCGCCTCACCGGTCAGCGAGAAGCGAAGCCGGTCGGTGTCGTCCGGCGACTCGACCTGGACGTCCGAGGCGAGCACGGGGTCGGTGGGCGCGAGCACGGCTCCCAGCAAGATGGCTGCGCCCAGCGGAAGCCCGAGACCGACTACCCCGAGCGCCGCGATGCCGAACACGGTGAGCGTCATCGAGATGGTCGCCAGCCGGACGGGCAGCTTCCAGCGCCCATCGGAGAGCGGCGTCCGGAGCTTCAGGCCCGCCGCGAACAGCGACAGGATGACGACGATCTCGGTGAGCACCTCCAGCACGCCTGCCTCATCCACCGGATCGATCACCAGCAGCCCGATCCCGAGCGGCCCGATCCCGAGCCCGACCAGCAGGTAGAGCTGAGCGGTCGAGAGCGGGAGTCGGCTGAGCGTCGTCTTCCCGAGCGCCATCAGCGTCAGAAGCAGGCCGGCGACGACGAACCAGAGGGCGAAGGGCACGGGTATCGATGAGGGGAGGCCTCGCCCAACGCCCGGCGTCGCCCGGCGGTCCCAGCGGCATCGCACTCAGGGGCTCCCCCCTACGTCAGGTCGTCTCCAGGCGGAGGTCGTTTGCGAAGCGGCGCAGGACATGGGCCCGGCGTTCGGCCTCGGCTCGCCCGGCGGCGGTCTGCATGGTCGCCGGGAGGCGGAGGAGCTTGACATACAGGTGGTCGGTCGCCCAGCGACGGTCGTCCAGCGCCCGGGCCGACGGCTCGGCCGGGACCGGGTCGTCGGGGTGGACGAGCGCCGAGCCCATCGCGCCCGCGGTCGCGTAGAGCCGCGCGATGCCGATGGCGCCGAGCGCGTCCAACCGGTCGGCGTCCTGGACCACCTTCGCCTCGACGGTCTCGGGCGGGATGCCCGCCGAGAAGCTGTGCGCCGCGATGGCGTGGCCGACCGCGTCCAACCGCTCGGCCGGATACCCTTCCCCTGCCAGCCATACTACCGCTGCCTCCGCCGCCAGCGACGACGCCCGTGCGCGGTCCGGCGAGTCCTTCGGGACCGTCACGCCGTCGTGGAGCCACGCGGCCGGGACCACCACGCCGAGGTCGGCCCCCTCCGCCTCGGCCAAGCGGCGGGCCCACGCGACGACCCGGCGGACGTGCGCGAGGTCGTGCGCCGCATCCCCGACCATCACCTCGCCGAGGCGGGCTTCGCAGCGGGCGGCCCAGTCGCCGATCTCGGCCTCGGTCACGCGACGACGAAGTTGACGAGGCGCCCCGGCACGGCGATCTCCTTGCGGAGCGTGCCCTCCTCCAGGTACCGCGCCACGTTGGGCTCGGCGCGCGCGGCGGCCAGCATGGCGTCCTTCGACGCGTCGGCATCCACGATGACCGTGCCGCGGAGCTTGCCGTTGACCTGGACGGCGATCTCGACCGAGTCCTCCTTGAGCAGGTCGGGGTCGAACGTCGGCCACGGCTCGTAGGCGAGCGTGTCGTCGTGGCCGAGCTGGTGCCAGAGCTCCTCGGCGAGGTGCGGCGCGAACGGCGCCAGGAGGAGCGTGAACGCCTCGGCGGTCTGCTGCGGGATGTGCCCCCACTTCGTCCCCGCGTTGACGAACTCCATGAGCGACGCGATGGCCGTGTTGAAGCGCAGGCCCTCGATGTCGTCGGTGACCTTCTGGATGGTCGCGTGGAGCACGCGCTGCTGCTCGCGCGTCGGCTCCGCGTCCAGCACCGTCGCCGACTTCGTTCCCGTGTCGGGGTCGAGGATGAGCCGGTAGGCGCGGGCCAGGAAGCGGTGGACGCCGTCGACGGAGCGCGTATTCCAGGGTTTGGCCTGCTCCAGCGGCCCCATGAACATCTCGTACAGCCGCAGCGAGTCGGCGCCGTACTCCGCCACGATGTCGTCCGGGTTGACCACGTTGCC
It contains:
- a CDS encoding dynamin family protein; its protein translation is MDSPARVAQALLDRERALLGGLGALLDRADAPPETRRRLADLATSLDELFLLVVAGEFNAGKSTVVNALFGRRVMEEGPVPTTDKITVLRHGDADATHRRGEFITERSLDHPLLEHLALVDTPGTNSIVKEHQALTEDYIPRADLVLFVTSYDRPLSDSERTFLEYIRGAWGKRLVVAVNKADLAETEAALDQVLSHVRDGLARIFAEAGIKDARPPLLFPVAARLALQAKEADPDGYRADERWERSRFAPFERFLTETLTEGARLALKLAAPLDAAQTLLAEVRRGIDAQREVLAEDEVQLAALNGRFDEVRAQLDEIAGRAVAEVDRELLEMEKRGVRFLDDTIRVSRLNLIRDRNAFREEFDRQVIRDAEQRIETRLGDAADALLRRVFELWNETYTRLADLRRDDARAESGFLYDREEVLRDVLREARRTIEQYDMGEEARRLLENARSALTVGGATAVGIGALAVVLIATTAFDLTGGILATGALAALGFVVLPAQRRRAVREFSARVDTLRSELRGGLERELTDEVDQAIGKVRALVLPVARLALDARASLDDRAAEADRLSVEADALRSAVRSDFGVGNVEG
- a CDS encoding sodium:proton antiporter, translated to MPFALWFVVAGLLLTLMALGKTTLSRLPLSTAQLYLLVGLGIGPLGIGLLVIDPVDEAGVLEVLTEIVVILSLFAAGLKLRTPLSDGRWKLPVRLATISMTLTVFGIAALGVVGLGLPLGAAILLGAVLAPTDPVLASDVQVESPDDTDRLRFSLTGEAGFNDGAAFPFVMLGLGLLGLHDLGTGLGRWLAVDVAWAVLGGLAVGAALGMGVGRLVVHLRRVHKEAVGTDDFLALGLVALSYGVALLIGTYAFLAAFAAGLALRAEERRESGDEPAEDVETMAHEGAAEEVAVDDHVAPAYMASAVLGFSEQLERIGAVALVVLVGALLHRAEWSVDALWFVPAVLLVVRPLAVWVGMFGSSTSGVQRHLLAWFGVRGIGSVYYLMFAETHGLNDGFSDLLLGLVLTTIAASVVVHGLSVTPIMRWYARRSEVEERKANG
- a CDS encoding HD domain-containing protein translates to MTEAEIGDWAARCEARLGEVMVGDAAHDLAHVRRVVAWARRLAEAEGADLGVVVPAAWLHDGVTVPKDSPDRARASSLAAEAAVVWLAGEGYPAERLDAVGHAIAAHSFSAGIPPETVEAKVVQDADRLDALGAIGIARLYATAGAMGSALVHPDDPVPAEPSARALDDRRWATDHLYVKLLRLPATMQTAAGRAEAERRAHVLRRFANDLRLETT